AGAGTTATTATTTAGTACATGTGATGTTAATTCTGAAGTAGAAAATTTCTTAACTAAACTAAAATTTAAAACAACATGGTTTGTAAGACAAAATCATTCTGAATTTTTTCCATACAGAGTAAACTCTGCTTCTCCTTTATTTAAAGTAAAAAAATCAAAGCTATTGTTATCCATGATTGAAAAAAGAAGTAGTGATTACGAGGATTGGAAATCATGGGATAAGCGAATCTATCATCATTTTTTATTTCTATCAGATTCCAACTATATAGATATCATTGCTGAGGAATTTATTCTTGAAAAGGCCAGTGAATTAGAAAATATCAAATATAAAACCTTAGTAATAACATAGATAAAGCAAATAAATATTGCTTTTGAAGGATTTCTTACATCATTTGCTCCATGACCCAAAACGCCCCTATTATTGGTTCGGAAGCTTTACCTGCGCTGGCGGAGGTATTGCGCCGGCCGGCCATCAGCCAGGTTTTTGTGCTGACGGATGCTAACACCAGCCGTTTGTGCTATGACCGCCTGCTGCCATACTTGCCGGAAGGCCATACGCTGCTGGAAATACCAGCCGGCGAGGAATATAAAGCACTGGCCTCCTGCGAAACGGTGTGGACGGAGCTGACCGAGCACCGCGCCGACCGGTTTGCGATGCTAGTGAACCTCGGCGGCGGCGTAATTACCGATTTAGGCGGCTTCTGCGCGGCGCTGTATAAGCGCGGTATTCTGTTTGTGCAGGTGCCCACCACGCTGCTGGCGCAGGTAGATGCCAGCGTGGGCGGCAAAACCGGCATCGACTATCTGGGCTTCAAAAACCAGCTAGGCGTTTTTCAGGAGCCCACCGGCGTATTCATCCACCCACCATTCCTCACCACCCTGGACCCCCGACAACTAAAATCGGGGTATGCGGAAATGGTGAAGCACTGGCTGATTGCCGATGCGCGGGCTTTTGACCGCCACCGCCAGGAAGGCATGTTTGTGGAAGACTGGACGCCGCTCATTCAGCATTCAGTAGATATCAAACGTAACATTGTAGCCCAGGACCCGCTGGAAACCGGCCTGCGCAAAGTGCTCAACTTTGGCCATACGGTGGGCCACGCGCTAGAAAGCTACCTGCTCACGCAGCCGGGCCGCGAAATTCTGCACGGCGAAGCCGTGGCGGCCGGTATGATTTGCGAAAGCTGGCTGTCGGTGCAAAAAGGGTTGCTGAGTGCCGAAGAGCTGGATAAAATCGAAACTTTCCTGTTCACCGTGTTCGAGAAGGTGCAGTTTGTCACCCTCGAAACCGATGCCATTGCCGACTACGCCCGCCAGGACAAGAAAAACTCCGGCGCCGCTATTAACTGCACGCTGCTGAAAGGCATAGGCCAGGCCGTATACGACCAGCCCGTAACCCTGCCGGAGCTGGCCGATTCGCTTCGTTACTACCATCATCTGTGAGTTCTCCTTCTCTCTCTCTGCGCTGGAATGGCGGCCCGCTCCGCGGCACTGCGCAGCTTCCGGCCTCTAAAAGCGAAAGCAACCGGGTGCTAATTCTGCAGGCTTTGGCTGGCGGCGGAAACCTGGCCAATTTGTCAGACGCCAACGACACTCAGCTCATGCAACGGCTCTTGTCGGTGCCTGATGCGGAGGTGGTGGATGCGGAAGATGCAGGCACTGTGATGCGCTTCCTGACGGCCTATCTGGCCGTAACCAACCGCCGGGTACTTCTTACCGGTACGGCGCGCATGCGCCAGCGACCTATTGAGGTGCTGGTAGATGCCCTGCGCCAGTTAGGCGCCCGTATCAGCTACGAGGAGCAGCCCGGCTACCCGCCGCTGCGCCTGGAAGGCTGGGCCCCGGCGGCTACCGAAGAGATGCCCGAGCTCATGGTGCGCGGCGACATCAGCAGCCAGTATATATCGGCACTGCTGATGATTGCGCCTATGCTACCGGCTGGCCTGCGCATCCGCCTTACCGGCACGGTGGGCTCCCGGCCCTATATTCGCATGACGCAGGCTTTGATGCAGCATTTCGGGGCCCGCGCCCGCGACTTGGGCAGCGTGCTGGAAGTGCAGCCGCAGCCCTATCAACCCGCCGACTACACCGTAGAAAGTGACTGGTCGGCGGCCAGCTACTGGTACGCAATGATAGCGCTGGGACCGGCCGGCTCTGAAATCACGCTGCCGGGCCTGCGCCGGTATTCCCTGCAGGGCGACCAGGCCATTGTAGCCATTATGGAGCAGCTGGGCGTAGCCACGGAATATGTAGAAAATGGTGTGCGCCTGACGCAGATAGCGCCCGGCCCGGCCGTAGCGCAGGACTTCACCCATTGCCCTGACCTGGCCCAAACCGTGGCTGTAGTAGCCGCTGCCCTGGAAATTCCGGTGGATATGACGGGGCTGGAAAGCCTGCGCATCAAGGAAACCGACCGGATTGCGGCCCTGCAAGCGGAGCTGGCCAAATTTGGGGGTGCGCTTACGGACCTGGGCGAAGGCCGCTTCCGCGTAACGGCCGCCAACTTCCACGTGCAGGGTCAAACCATTGCAACCTACCACGACCACCGCATGGCCATGGCATTTGCGCCTTTAGCTCTGCGGGGGGCGCTTACCATTGAAGCGCCGCAGGTAGTGCGTAAATCGTACCCGCAGTTCTGGAAGGAGCTGGAAAAGGCCAGGTTTGAAGTGTATCCGGAGTTATAATCCGCAACGGGAGGGACAGGCTAACGCAGTTGGCGGAAATAGTCAGCCGATTTCAATAACCGGCTGCCGTACCAGCTGAATAGTTCGCCGTCTACAATGCGTACCTGCGCCGCCGGACAGATGGCCTGAAACTCAGCCAGGTGCTTTTCGCCGAAAGGATAAGGCTCTGACGACAGCAGAATCTGCTGCGGATTGGCCGCTGCCAGCTGTTCCGAGTTGATTTCGGGATAACGCGAGAGGTGACCGAATACATTCTGAAAGCCAGCCGCCTGCAGCATCTCATTAATGTAAGTTCCGCCGGCGGCCACCATATAAGGCTTGCGCCAGATGAAGTATACTGCCGGAACCAATCCCTGCGGCTGGCAGGCCAGGTTGGTGAAGGAGGTTTGAATTTGTTGGGCAAGGGCCTCAGCGCGCTCTTTGCGGCCGGTAATTAGCCCCACGCGGCGTATCATGTCCAGCGCCTCTTCCAGCGTGCTAATGTCGCTCATCCAGACCGGGTACCGGGCCGCCAGCTGCTCAATGCCCTCCTGAAAATTTTCTTCCTTATTGCCAATAATCAAATCGGGTTTGAGCTCGGCAATTCGGTCGAAATGGAAGTCTTTTGTTCCCCCAATGATAGTAGCCTGCTTGCGGGCCTGCGCGGGATGCACGCAGAATTTGGTAACGCCCACCACTTGCTCGCCCAAACCCAGATCAAATAAAAGCTCCGTCTGGGAAGGCACCAACGACACAATGCGCCGGGGCGGAAACGGCACCGTCACCCGCCGGTTCATCTGGTCGGTTACGGTAAGGGGTAAGGAGGGAGTAGGTGGCAGCATATAGAAAACAGAACGTCATGTCGAGCGAAGCCGAGACATCTCGCGGGCTGATGTTGGGATAGTAATCAAACTATTCACCACACTAGCGAGATGCTTCGGCTACGCTCAGCATGACGTTCTGCTGTGCTTGGAAGGGTTAGTTATTTGAAATACCGGAAATCGTGGCCGTCTTCGATGCGCAGTAGCGACTCGTAGATGAGCTTCGTTACGTTCTCCACGTCGTCTTTATGCACGGTTTCCACGGTGGTGTGCATGTACTTTAGCGGCAGGGAAATCAGGGCGGAGGCTACGCCGGCGCTGGAGTAGGCAAAGGCGTCCGTGTCGGTGCCGGTGGCGCGGGTGGCGGCGGCGCGCTGGAAGGGAATTTCTGATTTCTGGGCGGTTTCAATGATGAGGTCGCGCAGGTTGTTCTGCACGGCCGGGCCGTAGGTAATCACCGGGCCTTTGCCGCAGAACAGGTCGCCGGAGGTCTTTTTCTCGTACATCGGCGACTGGGTGTCGTGGGTCACGTCGGTAATGATGGCTACGTCCGGCTGAATGCGGTGGGCAATCATTTCGGCGCCGCGCAAGCCAATTTCCTCCTGCACGGCATTCACAATGTAGAGGCCGTAGGGTAGCTCGTTCTTATTCTCCTTCAGCATGCGCGCCACTTCGGCAATCATGAAGCCGCCAATACGGTTATCCAGCGCGCGGCCCACGTAGAACTTCTCGTTCAGCACCATGAACTCGTCTTCGAAAGTGACAACCGAACCTACGTGAATGCCCATGGCTTCCACCTCTTCCTTGCTGGAAGCGCCACAGTCCAGATACACGGTTTCAATGGTAGGCGCTTTGTCCTGCTCCACCTTGCGCACATGAATGGCCGGCCAGCCAAACACGGCCTTCACAATGCCTTTGGCGGTGTGAATATTCACCCGTTTGCTGGGCGCTACCAGCGGATCGGAGCCGCCATTGCGGCGCAGGTACAGAAAGCCCGATTCGGTAATGAAATTGACGAAGTAGCTGATTTCGTCCGCGTGGGCTTCAATCACAACTTTGTACTTGGCTTTGGGGTTGATAACGCCTACCACCGTGCCGTAGGTATCCACGAAATACTCGTCGATATACGGTTTTATATACTCCAGCCACAGCTTCTGGCCTTCTTTTTCGAAGCCGGTAGGGGAGGCGTTGTTTAAGTATTTCTGGAGAAAATCGAAGCTTTCTGGACGCATAAACTAGACTTGACTTAGCGGTAAAATTTGGAAGATCCGCGCACCATACTGATCGTAATCAGAATAGTACCAACAAATACCAAAAGGATAGGAAAAGTGGATGGATTAATGGTAAAGCTGATTGCCCCGATTAGGAATAATGCCCCAATTCGCAGCACATGATTACCTGCCCAGTGACTTAATTCTTTGGTATCCCGTACTCGTGTGGCATCGTATCCAGCCAGTAAATTCAGTTTTTGCCTGAAGCGGATCAGATAGCCAGTGTAGAGAAAAAAAAGCCCTAACAACCCGAAAATGCCTGGGCCAGCTACGGTTGCAAGTTCTTTCATAATAGCTTCCAGAGGGTTACAGCGGAATGTTGCCGTGCTTCTTACGGGGTAACGTATCCACTTTGTTCTCCAACATTTTGAAGGCCCGGATCAGCTTCTGCCGCGTCTGGGAAGGCAGAATTACCTCATCCACAAAGCCCCGGTGCGCCGCACGGTATGGCGTGGCAAACTTCTGCTGGTACTCATCCACCTTTTCCTGCAGCTTGGCTTCTGGGTCTTCGGCCTGGGCAATTTCCCGCTTAAAGATAATTTCCGCGGCACCCTTGGCACCCATTACGGCAATTTCAGCGGTGGGCCAGGCGTAGTTCATATCGGCGCCAATGTGCTTGGAGTTCATCACATCGTAAGCTCCGCCGTAGGCTTTGCGGGTAATGACGGTGATGCGCGGTACAGTGGCCTCGCAGAAGGCATAGAGCAGTTTGGCCCCGTTGGTGATGATGCCGCGCCACTCTTGGTCGGTGCCGGGCAGGAAACCGGGCACATCTTCCAGCACCAGCAGCGGAATGTTGAACGAGTCGCAGAACCGCACGAAGCGGGCGGCTTTGGTAGAGGCATTTATGTCCAGCACGCCCGCCAGTACGGAGGGCTGATTGCCTACAATTCCAATGCTGCGGCCACCCAGGCGGGCAAAACCCACTACAATGTTCTCGGCAAAATTCTGGTGTACTTCCAGGAAGGAATTCGCATCAATGATGCCCTCAATTACTTCCCGGATATCGTAGGGCTGGTTGGGGTTTTCGGGAATGATGGTGTCCAGCACCGGACGCGCCTCGTCGGCGGCCTCATAGGGGAGGGCTGGGGCCGTTTCCTCGCAGTTCTGCGGCATGTAGCTCAGCAGGGCTTTGAGGTGGTTGATGCAGGCTACCTCATTAGCGCAGGAAAAGTGGGTTACACCGCTTTTGGCGGAGTGGGTGCTGGCGCCGCCCAACTCTTCGCTGGTTACGTTTTCGTGGGTTACGGTCTTCACCACGTTAGGGCCCGTCACGAACATGTAGCTCGTGTCTTCCACCATCAGAATGAAGTCCGTAATGGCAGGGGAGTACACCGCGCCGCCCGCGCACGGGCCCATAATGGCGGATAGCTGCGGCACCACGCCCGAGGCCAGGGTATTCTTGTAGAAGATATCAGCGTAGCCGCCCAAACTCACCACGCCTTCCTGAATGCGGGCGCCACCGGAGTCGTTCAGGCCAATAACGGGGGCGCCGTTTTTCATGGCCAGGTCCATAATCTTCACAATTTTTTCGGCGTGGGTTTCGCTCAGCGAGCCACCGAAAACCGTGAAATCCTGAGAGAAAACGTACACCAAACGACCGTTTACGGTGCCATAGCCCGTTACTACTCCGTCGCCCAGGTAGTATTCCTTATCCAGCCCAAAGTCCTTAGAGCGGTGCATTACAAACTTGCCGATTTCCTCGAAGGAGCCTTCGTCCATCAGCAGGTCTACCCGTTCGCGGGCCGTGAGCTTGCCTTTTTTATGTTGGGCCTCAATTCTTGCCTGACCGCCGCCGAGTAGGGCTTCAGCATTTTTGCGGGCCAGAATTTCGATTTTACTCAGTTGGGCTTCAGCGTGTGGGTCAGACATTGGGTGGGGAAAGTCAGGGTAGCTACTTAGGTAAGAAGGCCAAAGGTAACGCACGAGTATAGAAAAGCCGCATCGGAATCTGGGTGGCCTTTATACTGTGCAGCAGTATGCTCATATTTGGAAACTGGCTAGTTGTAGAGCAGCAACTCAGTTACTTTCGTTGATTACTCTGACCGAGGCCTCATGATTCCAACAATCATAACCAGTATGGCAAGAGTGTTATGGGATGTGTATTATGGGATGTGTATTCCAGTAGAATAAGTATTAGTGGTAAATTTAAAAAAAAACAGTAACAATGAATAGTGTATTAAAAATAGTGTTTGTTATTGGATTTTCATTTGTTTTAAAAATATCTTTTGCTCAATCAATTATTTATCAGCTGGGAAAGAATAATCAAATAAAGGGAGGCAAGGAATTTATTATTGAAATTGCAACATTTTTCGATAAGGTTGAAGATAGTTTAAAAATTGATTTTAATCATTCTGACACGCTGTATATTATCAGAGGAGTCGATATTCAGTCAAGGACTGGTTATGGCTATGTTTGGAATAATAAAGTAAAAATCAGTTATGTAGATAATAAAAAATGGAGACGTGATAAAATAGTAGAATCAAAACCTGTTATTGAAATTAAAGCCCAGCAAATGCCTTGGTATCAGTTTGATGATTTGATTCCATTAATTGATCATTGGGATAAAAAGAAAATTAAGGATTATGTAGATAATTGCGACAAGGTTTTGAGTGGGATATATTCTTGGGAAATAATAAGAGCTGTAAAGCAAAATTCTTATTACGATATAGTAGAAATAAGTGTCAGAGATTTTGGAGTAGGTGTAAAAAATGATTAAGCTTATATGATGCAGAGTAAAAGTTAGTAGTCAATAATTATGAAAGAAAAATTGCTTAATATCTTGAAAGCACGGTTTGAGAAAAACCAAAACCGGCACAAAGGCCTCCAATGGTCTACTATCCAATCCAAACTGGAAGCTAACCCCGAAAAACTCTGGTCACTGCAAGAAATGGAAAGAACCGGCGGCGAGCCGGATGTGGTAGGCTATGATGCCGAAACCGACAAATATATTTTCTTTGATTGCGCTGCCGAAACTCCTGCAGGCCGCCGCAGCCTGTGCTACGACCGGGAAGCGCTGAATTCCCGAAAAGAGAACAAGCCCGCCAATAGTGCGCTGGATATGGCGGCAGCTATGGGCGTTGAGCTGTTAACTGAAGAACAATACCGGCAGCTACAGCAAAACGGTAAGGTGGATACAAAAACCTCCAGCTGGATAAAAGCGCCTGCTGACATCCGTAAGCTGGGCGGGGCCCTTTTCGCAGAATACCGCTACGGACAGGTTTTCATCTATCACAACGGCGCGGCCGCTTACTATGCTGCCAGAGGGTTTCGGGGAATGCTCAAAGTGTAACGGACCTCCTGCCATCTTTGTCGCAGCTAGCGGTAAGTCATAAAAAAGGCCAGCTCCCGGATGGGGCTGGCCTTTTTTTATGATTTTCAATTCTTACTCAACTTACTTCTTCGAGTCTTTCGGCTCGTCGTCGCTCGGTTCCGTAGTTTCCTCCGGCCGCTCGTCGCTGGCGAGTTTGGGGGTTTCCCCGCTCTTGCTTACGGCAAACGTCAGTTCCTCGGCGCCTTCCGTGAAGTCGGCCGTGATAACGTCGCCCTGGGCAATCTGTGCCTTCAGGATTTCCTCCGCAATCGGGTCTTCAATGTACTTCTGAATAGCCCGGTTAAGCGGACGAGCGCCAAATTTGGGGTCGTAGCCTTTCTCGGCCACGAAGTCCTTGGCGGCTTCCGTCAGTTCTACGCGGTAGCCCAGTGCCTGCACCCGCGAGAGCAGCTTGGCCAACGAAATGTCGATGATTTTGTGGATGTCTTTCTTCTCCAGGGAATTGAAGACAATTACATCATCCAGACGGTTGAGGAACTCCGGCGAGAAGGTTTTGCGCAGAGCGTTGGTGATGGTGCTCTTCGTCAACTCATCCATGTTCTCGTTGCGGGCCTTCGTGCCGAAGCCGATGCCGGCACCGAAGTCCGCCAGGTCGCGGGCTCCGATGTTGGAGGTCATGATGATGATGGTATTACGGAAGTCCACCTTACGGCCCAGGCCATCGGTCAGGATACCATCGTCCAGCACCTGCAGGAGCAGGTTATAAACGTCAGGGTGCGCCTTTTCAATTTCGTCCAGCAGGATAACGGAGTACGGCTTGCGGCGGATTTTCTCCGTCAGCTGACCGCCCTCTTCATACCCCACGTAGCCGGGAGGCGCGCCCACCAGGCGCGATACGCTGAATTTCTCCATGTACTCCGACATATCAATCCGCACCAGCGAATCTTCCTTGTCGAAGAGGTACGTAGCCAGTACTTTGGCCAGCTCCGTTTTACCTACACCGGTGGGGCCAAGGAACACGAACGAGCCGATAGGCTTTTTCGGGTCTTTCAGGCCTACGCGGGTACGCTGGATGGCCTTCACCAATTGCTTGATGGCCTTTTCCTGCCCAATTACTTTGCCCTGCAGCTCCTCACCCATGTTGAGCAGCTTCTGGCTTTCGTTCTGGGCCACGCGGCTCACCGGAATGCCGGTCATCATGGCAATTACTTCCGCCACGTTTTCCTCTTTCACGGT
The Hymenobacter sp. DG25B genome window above contains:
- the aroB gene encoding 3-dehydroquinate synthase: MTQNAPIIGSEALPALAEVLRRPAISQVFVLTDANTSRLCYDRLLPYLPEGHTLLEIPAGEEYKALASCETVWTELTEHRADRFAMLVNLGGGVITDLGGFCAALYKRGILFVQVPTTLLAQVDASVGGKTGIDYLGFKNQLGVFQEPTGVFIHPPFLTTLDPRQLKSGYAEMVKHWLIADARAFDRHRQEGMFVEDWTPLIQHSVDIKRNIVAQDPLETGLRKVLNFGHTVGHALESYLLTQPGREILHGEAVAAGMICESWLSVQKGLLSAEELDKIETFLFTVFEKVQFVTLETDAIADYARQDKKNSGAAINCTLLKGIGQAVYDQPVTLPELADSLRYYHHL
- a CDS encoding 3-phosphoshikimate 1-carboxyvinyltransferase, whose translation is MSSPSLSLRWNGGPLRGTAQLPASKSESNRVLILQALAGGGNLANLSDANDTQLMQRLLSVPDAEVVDAEDAGTVMRFLTAYLAVTNRRVLLTGTARMRQRPIEVLVDALRQLGARISYEEQPGYPPLRLEGWAPAATEEMPELMVRGDISSQYISALLMIAPMLPAGLRIRLTGTVGSRPYIRMTQALMQHFGARARDLGSVLEVQPQPYQPADYTVESDWSAASYWYAMIALGPAGSEITLPGLRRYSLQGDQAIVAIMEQLGVATEYVENGVRLTQIAPGPAVAQDFTHCPDLAQTVAVVAAALEIPVDMTGLESLRIKETDRIAALQAELAKFGGALTDLGEGRFRVTAANFHVQGQTIATYHDHRMAMAFAPLALRGALTIEAPQVVRKSYPQFWKELEKARFEVYPEL
- a CDS encoding ABC transporter substrate-binding protein, with translation MLPPTPSLPLTVTDQMNRRVTVPFPPRRIVSLVPSQTELLFDLGLGEQVVGVTKFCVHPAQARKQATIIGGTKDFHFDRIAELKPDLIIGNKEENFQEGIEQLAARYPVWMSDISTLEEALDMIRRVGLITGRKERAEALAQQIQTSFTNLACQPQGLVPAVYFIWRKPYMVAAGGTYINEMLQAAGFQNVFGHLSRYPEINSEQLAAANPQQILLSSEPYPFGEKHLAEFQAICPAAQVRIVDGELFSWYGSRLLKSADYFRQLR
- a CDS encoding M42 family metallopeptidase, yielding MRPESFDFLQKYLNNASPTGFEKEGQKLWLEYIKPYIDEYFVDTYGTVVGVINPKAKYKVVIEAHADEISYFVNFITESGFLYLRRNGGSDPLVAPSKRVNIHTAKGIVKAVFGWPAIHVRKVEQDKAPTIETVYLDCGASSKEEVEAMGIHVGSVVTFEDEFMVLNEKFYVGRALDNRIGGFMIAEVARMLKENKNELPYGLYIVNAVQEEIGLRGAEMIAHRIQPDVAIITDVTHDTQSPMYEKKTSGDLFCGKGPVITYGPAVQNNLRDLIIETAQKSEIPFQRAAATRATGTDTDAFAYSSAGVASALISLPLKYMHTTVETVHKDDVENVTKLIYESLLRIEDGHDFRYFK
- a CDS encoding DUF3784 domain-containing protein, encoding MKELATVAGPGIFGLLGLFFLYTGYLIRFRQKLNLLAGYDATRVRDTKELSHWAGNHVLRIGALFLIGAISFTINPSTFPILLVFVGTILITISMVRGSSKFYR
- a CDS encoding acyl-CoA carboxylase subunit beta, whose translation is MSDPHAEAQLSKIEILARKNAEALLGGGQARIEAQHKKGKLTARERVDLLMDEGSFEEIGKFVMHRSKDFGLDKEYYLGDGVVTGYGTVNGRLVYVFSQDFTVFGGSLSETHAEKIVKIMDLAMKNGAPVIGLNDSGGARIQEGVVSLGGYADIFYKNTLASGVVPQLSAIMGPCAGGAVYSPAITDFILMVEDTSYMFVTGPNVVKTVTHENVTSEELGGASTHSAKSGVTHFSCANEVACINHLKALLSYMPQNCEETAPALPYEAADEARPVLDTIIPENPNQPYDIREVIEGIIDANSFLEVHQNFAENIVVGFARLGGRSIGIVGNQPSVLAGVLDINASTKAARFVRFCDSFNIPLLVLEDVPGFLPGTDQEWRGIITNGAKLLYAFCEATVPRITVITRKAYGGAYDVMNSKHIGADMNYAWPTAEIAVMGAKGAAEIIFKREIAQAEDPEAKLQEKVDEYQQKFATPYRAAHRGFVDEVILPSQTRQKLIRAFKMLENKVDTLPRKKHGNIPL
- a CDS encoding DUF4256 domain-containing protein; this translates as MKEKLLNILKARFEKNQNRHKGLQWSTIQSKLEANPEKLWSLQEMERTGGEPDVVGYDAETDKYIFFDCAAETPAGRRSLCYDREALNSRKENKPANSALDMAAAMGVELLTEEQYRQLQQNGKVDTKTSSWIKAPADIRKLGGALFAEYRYGQVFIYHNGAAAYYAARGFRGMLKV